The Solanum lycopersicum chromosome 6, SLM_r2.1 genome has a window encoding:
- the LOC101258163 gene encoding beta-galactosidase-like yields MVFSRLVRLNVLLMLLALLGSWVLSGMCSVSYDRNAIIVNGQRRILVSGSIHYPRSTPEMWPDLIQKAKEGGVDVIQTYVFWNGHEPEQGKYYFEERYDLVKFIKIVHQAGLYVHLRIGPYACAEWNFGGFPVWLKYVPGISFRTDNAPFKSAMQKFTTKIVNMMKAERLYESQGGPIILSQIENEYGPIEKRLGEPGKSYSDWAAKMALDLGTGVPWVMCKQDDAPDPVINTCNGFYCDYFSPNKAYKPKIWTEAWTAWFTEFGGPIPYRPVEDLAFGVAKFIQNGGSFINYYMYHGGTNFGRTAGGPFIATSYDYDAPIDEFGLLRQPKWGHLKDLHRAIKLCEPALVSGDPTVTSLGNFQQAHVFTSKSGVCAAFLANYNQHSFATVTFGNRHYNLPPWSISILPDCKNTVYNTARVGAQSALMKMTPAVRGFSWQSYNDEPSSYEDSTFTVVGLLEQINTTRDVSDYLWYMTDVKIDPSEGFLRSGQWPWLKVSSAGPALHVFVNGQLAGTVYGSLKSQKITFNKAVNLRAGINKISLLSIAVGLPNIGPHFETWNTGVLGPVSLSGLNEGKRDLAWQKWSYKVGLKGEALNLHSLSGSSSVEWVEGSLVTQRQPLTWFKTTFNAPAGNEPLALDMNTMGKGQMWINGQSLGRYWPGYKSSGTCSACNYAGYFNENKCLSNCGEASQRWYHVPRSWLHPTGNLLVVFEEWGGDPNAISLVKRELASVCADINEWQPQLVNYKMQASGEVDRPLRPKAHLRCATGQKITSIKFASFGTPVGVCGSFSEGSCHAHHSYDAFEKYCIGQESCSVPVTPEIFGGDPCPGVMKKLSVEALCS; encoded by the exons ATGGTTTTTTCAAGGCTAGTAAGGTTGAATGTATTGTTGATGCTGTTAGCATTATTGGGTTCATGGGTTTTATCTGGAATGTGTTCTGTGTCATATGACCGTAATGCTATTATTGTGAATGGTCAAAGGAGAATTCTTGTTTCTGGATCTATTCACTACCCAAGAAGCACTCCTGAG ATGTGGCCGGATCTTATTCAGAAGGCGAAAGAAGGAGGGGTGGATGTGATTCAGACTTATGTTTTCTGGAATGGACATGAGCCTGAACAAGGCAAA TATTACTTTGAAGAGAGGTATGATCTAGTGAAGTTCATTAAGATAGTGCATCAAGCAGGTCTTTATGTGCATCTCAGGATTGGGCCTTATGCTTGTGCTGAATGGAATTTTGG GGGTTTTCCTGTTTGGTTGAAGTATGTTCCAGGCATCAGTTTCAGAACAGATAATGCACCTTTCAAG TCTGCAATGCAAAAGTTCACTACCAAGATTGTTAATATGATGAAAGCGGAACGGCTGTATGAATCTCAGGGTGGCCCTATAATACTATCCCAG ATTGAGAACGAATATGGGCCAATTGAGAAGAGACTGGGTGAACCAGGTAAATCTTACTCAGACTGGGCAGCAAAAATGGCTTTGGATCTTGGTACTGGTGTACCTTGGGTCATGTGCAAGCAAGATGATGCTCCAGATCCTGTT ATAAACACTTGCAATGGTTTCTACTGTGACTACTTCTCACCAAATAAGGCTTATAAACCCAAGATATGGACTGAAGCCTGGACTGCCTG GTTCACTGAATTTGGAGGTCCAATTCCTTATCGTCCTGTTGAGGACTTGGCGTTTGGGGTTGCTAAATTTATACAGAATGGGGGATCATTCATCAATTACTACATG TATCATGGAGGAACAAACTTTGGCAGGACTGCTGGTGGCCCATTTATTGCTACTAGTTATGATTATGATGCACCAATTGATGAATTTG GATTATTACGACAACCTAAGTGGGGTCATCTGAAAGATCTGCATAGAGCAATAAAGCTTTGTGAACCAGCTTTAGTATCTGGAGATCCGACTGTGACATCCCTTGGAAACTTTCAACAA GCTCATGTTTTTACGTCAAAGTCTGGAGTATGTGCTGCATTCCTTGCAAACTACAACCAACATTCCTTTGCTACAGTCACCTTTGGGAACAGGCATTATAACTTGCCACCTTGGTCTATCAGCATTCTACCTGACTGCAAGAATACAGTTTATAATACTGCAAGG GTTGGTGCTCAAAGTGCTTTGATGAAGATGACTCCAGCAGTTAGAGGATTTTCTTGGCAGTCATACAATGACGAGCCATCATCTTATGAAGACAGTACTTTCACGGTTGTTGGGTTACTGGAGCAGATAAATACCACAAGAGACGTGTCTGATTATCTGTGGTATATGACTGA TGTCAAGATTGATCCAAGCGAAGGGTTCTTGAGAAGCGGACAATGGCCATGGCTTAAAGTCTCTTCAGCTGGTCCTGCTTTGCATGTTTTTGTGAATGGTCAATTAGCAG GAACTGTATATGGAAGTTTAAAAAGCCAGAAAATTACTTTCAATAAAGCAGTAAATCTAAGAGCTGGTATAAACAAGATTTCTCTGCTAAGCATTGCTGTTGGTCTTCCG AATATTGGCCCACATTTTGAGACATGGAATACTGGTGTTCTTGGGCCAGTTTCACTCAGTGGTCTTAACGAGGGGAAAAGAGATTTAGCATGGCAGAAATGGTCTTACAAG GTTGGTCTAAAAGGAGAAGCCTTGAATCTTCATTCGCTCAGTGGCAGCTCATCTGTTGAGTGGGTTGAGGGCTCTTTGGTGACTCAAAGACAGCCTCTCACATGGTTCAAG ACTACTTTCAATGCTCCAGCTGGAAATGAGCCTTTGGCTTTAGATATGAACACCATGGGCAAAGGTCAAATGTGGATAAATGGACAAAGCCTTGGACGTTACTGGCCTGGATATAAATCATCTGGTACTTGCAGTGCCTGTAACTATGCAGGCTACTTTAATGAGAACAAGTGCTTAAGTAACTGTGGAGAGGCCTCACAGAGATG GTATCACGTGCCACGTTCTTGGCTGCATCCTACTGGAAACTTGTTAGTTGTATTTGAGGAATGGGGAGGAGATCCCAACGCAATCTCTTTGGTCAAGAGAGAATTAGCAAGTGTCTGTGCAGATATAAATGAATGGCAACCACAGTTGGTGAATTATAAGATGCAAGCATCTGGGGAAGTTGACAGGCCACTCAGGCCTAAAGCACACCTCCGTTGTGCAACTGGTC